From Camelina sativa cultivar DH55 chromosome 7, Cs, whole genome shotgun sequence, one genomic window encodes:
- the LOC104702705 gene encoding protein RER1B, with the protein MDGSGGDSGSLATPVQKKAHEAWRVYQYYLDKTTPHSTYRWMGTLVVFLIYCLRVFSIQGFYIISYGLGIYLLNLLIGFLSPLVDPELEVSDGATLPTRGSDEFKPFIRRLPEFKFWYSMTKAFCIAFLMTFFSVFDVPVFWPILLCYWVVLFVLTMRRQIAHMIKHKYIPFSIGEQKYSGRRSSASGGGGSRAD; encoded by the exons ATGGATGGAAGCGGTGGTGACAGTGGTTCGTTGGCTACACCTGTGCAAAAGAAGGCACATGAAGCATGGAGGGTTTACCAATATTATCTGGACAAGACTACACCTCATTCAACTTACAGGTGGATGGGAACACTTGTTGTCTTTCTTATCTACTGTTTGAGGGTTTTCTCTATTCAGGGCTTCTACATCATCTCCTATGGTCTCGGAATCTACCTCCTGAATCTGCTTATCGGATTCTTGTCGCCTCTTGTTGACCCTGAGCTCGAGGTCTCTGATGGAGCTACTCTGCCTACTCGAGGTTCTGATGAGTTCAAGCCATTTATCCGCCGTCTGCCTGAGTTCAAATTCTG GTACTCCATGACTAAGGCATTCTGCATAGCCTTTCTCATGACGTTCTTCTCGGTCTTTGACGTTCCCGTCTTCTGGCCCATATTACTTTGCTACTGGGTTGTTCTCTTTGTCCTCACCATGAGACGCCAGATCGCCCACATGATTAAGCACAAGTACATTCCTTTCAGCATCGGAGAACAG AAATATAGCGGGCGGAGATCTTCTGCGAGCGGCGGTGGCGGCTCTCGTGCCGATTGA